Proteins found in one Meleagris gallopavo isolate NT-WF06-2002-E0010 breed Aviagen turkey brand Nicholas breeding stock unplaced genomic scaffold, Turkey_5.1 ChrUn_random_7180001957721, whole genome shotgun sequence genomic segment:
- the NEUROD4 gene encoding neurogenic differentiation factor 4 codes for MTKAYTKPKEMAELVGSQGWMDDALSSKDELKAENGRQGPFGLVPGLNEEHDSIEEEEEEEDDGEKPKRRGPKKKKMTKARLERFRARRVKANARERTRMHGLNDALDNLRRVMPCYSKTQKLSKIETLRLARNYIWALSEVLETGQTPEGKNFVEMLCKGLSQPTSNLVAGCLQLGPQTLFLEKHEEKTPGCESAISSHSFTYQSPGLPSPPYGSMETHLLHLKPPAFKSLVDASFGNPPDCTTPPYEGPLTPPLSISGNFSLKQDGSPDLDKPYAFMAHYPSVSLAGAHGHPTHFQNAVPRYEIPIDMSYESYPHHVAGPQLNAIFNE; via the coding sequence ATGACGAAGGCATACACCAAGCCCAAGGAAATGGCAGAGCTGGTGGGCAGCCAGGGCTGGATGGACGATGCGCTGAGCTCTAAGGATGAGCTGAAGGCAGAGAACGGCAGGCAAGGACCTTTCGGGTTGGTGCCGGGCTTGAACGAAGAGCACGACAGCattgaggaggaagaggaggaagaggatgatggGGAGAAGCCGAAGAGAAGAGGACcaaagaagaagaagatgaccaaggccaggttggagaGGTTCAGGGCTCGGCGGGTGAAAGCCAACGCTCGGGAGCGCACACGGATGCACGGACTGAACGATGCCCTGGACAACCTGCGGAGGGTGATGCCCTGCTACTCCAAAACCCAGAAGCTGTCCAAGATCGAGACGTTGAGGTTGGCCAGGAATTACATCTGGGCTCTGTCTGAGGTGCTCGAAACGGGGCAGACTCCGGAAGGGAAGAACTTCGTGGAAATGCTCTGCAAAGGTTTATCCCAGCCCACCAGCAACCTGGTGGccggctgcctgcagctggggcCGCAGACCTTATTCCTGGAGAAGCACGAGGAGAAGACCCCCGGGTGCGAGTCGGCCATTTCCAGCCACTCCTTCACCTACCAGTCCCCGGGGCTGCCCAGCCCGCCCTACGGCTCGATGGAAACCCACCTGCTGCACCTAAAGCCCCCCGCCTTCAAGAGTTTGGTGGATGCTTCTTTTGGGAACCCCCCCGACTGCACCACTCCCCCGTACGAGGGTCCCCTCACGCCGCCCCTGAGCATCAGTGGGAACTTCTCCTTGAAGCAGGACGGCTCTCCAGACCTGGATAAGCCTTACGCCTTCATGGCTCACTACCCTTCGGTCAGCCTGGCGGGGGCACACGGACATCCCACCCACTTCCAAAACGCAGTGCCCCGCTATGAGATCCCCATAGACATGAGCTATGAGTCCTACCCTCACCACGTGGCCGGGCCTCAGCTCAATGCCATCTTCAACGAGTAG